Genomic window (Nomia melanderi isolate GNS246 chromosome 14, iyNomMela1, whole genome shotgun sequence):
gttctaatcattcagaagcgtcaccagtgactgacacggcgcttaacgcgttaacatCCACGAGCTTACCTCGCAGCAAAGAACTCTTGTACAAGATAATAGAAAGAATAATTGTAACAGCAGGCATAAAAAGCGTAGAGGAATAAGAAGACTCCGTTGAACTGGATGCAAAAGCTGTTGAGAAAAAGGAAAGCGTTCCGAGTTATTAATCAAGAGCGTGTACAGTGGCGAGTCGTGAAAGCGAGGGAGAACGTTAATTGATATTTGGATACTCACCGGTGGACTCGGTCGCGCGATTCATCGGCCACAACAAATTTAAGAAGGATCCCGTAGTTTCTCCGGGAGCCGAGAACAGAAGAGGGTCCTTAGGTTGCACCTTCGGAGTAAGGCAGATCGAATAACAATGAAAGTGGCTGGATACGCGCCGCGGCTCCTACTCCTGAGTCTTCCTTTCCTTGTTCTTCCGGCGGCGCGTAGAACACGGTCGAAAGCGGCGAGCTTGATCGTGGCATCGCGTGAGATCGCCGCCGTGAATGAACTCTTTCGTAATTCGCAAATCGACTGGCAATCGTTATCTGTAAATTGAATCGGGATTATTCGAATGCAGTTTCGCTTCAATGACGATGCctatattattaacactttgcactcgagaggtgactctcagtcatcacttgatttgatacagcgaaactatgaagttgaatatttagtattttaaatgaaactttctaatgctgagtgaaatatttaaataaaatagctttgttgcttaatttatctgtgaattatcattaaattagtttcaacaatgtcgtctatatctcgtcgaaaaatgttgaatatttccagtgaaaatctttcgagtgcaaagggttaaccccttgcattcgacaacattttttattagaaacatttattattttctggcGAACTATtagcaatattatttgcaacttacgtaaagaaacatcttatataaattatagggcagagttgttttatttctgcgtttcatgtgttgataccttattcaacattttatattaaatttttcattttacaattttgctgcgtccaatcaaatggtgagtaagagtcacctctcaagtgcaaaaggttaacacgttgaatgccgaacGATTTTGCGGAGCAATCTACACGAAAtaggaaaaattataatattaaagtatttgaattgcgttattgttgCATAGATGTTTTGCTAAACGTCGTCATTTTAGgttgcattatttctaatatggaaTAGTCTttaaatgatcatcgtttaattgagtgaattatagtaatccgatttggttgggtcaccggtgacccacacggcatttaacgtgttaaccctttgcagttggaaattttccagtagaaatatttaaagttttctAAGAAGATATAGACGACGCTCTTTGAAAGTCAatgatttatacaaatattttacgtaTAGATGCATTATACGACGCTTAATATTATGAGATATTATAAAagctgatttcatacagtaaaattctaaaatttgatatttaatattataccttgtataactcgtcaatttaaaaaatattgaaataaaatagcttagtataatttaatatatatttaatttaaacaatattgaaataaaatagcatagtataatttaatatatatttaatttaaaaaatattacaatataattaatagcttaatataatttaatttaatttagtatataattaattcaaaaacTATTGAAATAATAGCTGGTATAATTTCTCTTCCAGTTAGTCTTACAAAATATCATCttcatttcatcagaaaatgtttaaatatttctagtaaaaaacttccgagtgcaaagcgttaatacAGGGCGTCGCAGAAAAATGTTACCACATTGTATTAGCTAGTAAAACGttgaattaaaaaaagataCCTTAATATAGTTCATTGAAAgcaaattgtatatttaagaaacagtttataaattatcaaaatatggtaacatttttttgtgacaccctgtatatattgAATGTTAATAGATTAATACATCCccatagaaataaattacataagtATGTGTATATACCTACTAtccataaaaaatatgtaattacgttaataaatggtaattaaatgaatataacGATTCACACAAAGTTCCTGGCTTTAATTTGTTGTGGTTATACCGGGTATCACGCTGCAACATATGACTCCTGCGTGTTGGGTCACAATTGGAAAGATTCGAAGACCACTATAGAGTGGAGAAGAAACAAGGTGACGAGATGCGCTCGAGTATGCAAATGATCCGTCGTCTATGACGGTCGGATGGTAACTGAAACAGTCATTTATCATGAGGTTTCACAATGTCATTGTATACGTTTCTAGAACAGAACTGGAAAGGCGCGAAACAATGATGTTCGGATGCGTacagaataaaattgatttcgtTTACTGATATTCAAAGTATCGGGCAATTCCAGCGATGAATATTTGGTCGACTATTTAAATGATTCTTTGGTTatatgaaacagaaaaaaatatatgaaaattgtaaatactatttaatattataccagtACAAGTAAGGGAAAAAATTATACCCAGTGTTAATAGCCAATTTTCCGGTCAAAGATAATCGTACTGAAGTTTGCCATTATTCAACTTACGATTAGCGCAAATTATAACAACAATGGCGACAATATAATATCACGTGGTGGTTCTCTTATTGGTCCGTTTGATAGCGAGCAGGATCGTACTGGCTTGCACTATATTCGAACGCAGAATTATTGACGATTATTTCGTTAttgtgtataaaattattagtaatatgtATTGtagtttgtttcttttaataaattagatattatttcagtaaaatatgaaatagataTAATTACAGTTACTACTTTAAAAGGAATCTTCGTTAAAGCGTATATTTCTGCATCGTGTTACGTTCCTGGAGAAAATTGCGTGTTTATTGTAATCTGCTCTAACCCCGAGTTGTACAGACTTTTAAAACGTGAATCGATAGTAAGAATCGACTTGCAGGATATACGATAGTTAATTAACTCGACTAGAATAATCGATTGTACTTACCTCTGTTCCATCATTgagaatcaaaataaaaataatgcataaatttattttccgcgAGTGTCACACCACGTATTACGTACCAATTATGATTGTTCGTTGAACACAGTGCATACTTGCGTCACatataaattaatcgaaaattgGATGCAtctatttttcactttataTGAGAGACGTGCGTGCAGTTTATAGGTTATGTACATAAGATGTTTTCCCCTAGAAGaaacttttgtttatttatcataGCTTTAGGTGAAGTGGCAATATCTTTTTCtatgtttaaataaatggactgcggatgtttatgaaaatttagcAATTTCTTGTCTATTTTATACGAGTATTGTTATACtttcattaacctgttaaccgtacGATTTTTCGatcagaaataaattaaagatgaataaaaatgatttcaaataattttcctcGTAATTAGCGATCTAATTTATAGATTCTGTTATAGATACTGTTACAAAATTATAGTAAatgattatatacaaataaatatgagTACAAAACACATAGTTGGTTAACAAGTTAAAGTCTTTATattcgtatatattttatatacttacatTTGCTAGAAATTCATAAAATCCGCTGTCTATCAAAGAGATTGAAATGGTCTATCAAACcagtaatttttctttattttcctagtTCAAACAATAATTGTCCTTGGAGAAACAGAGTCTGAGAATAAAACCATTGAAACGAATGTAACAGTAAACAATTCTtcctttaataaaattacatttaattgtttGACCGATACAATTTATGGGCCAGTAGAGGTGAGATCTTAGAGATTAAAGAATTGTTGATGTAAAGTATATAAGAGTGATTATAATGTGATAATTATTACAGATTGGCAATGCAACCAgcctaatgaaattattgatcTTAGAACCAGGACCAACAAATAGAAGTAGAAACGACAAAGAAGGTAAACCCTGGTATCAGGTACCAGGAACATGTGTGatagtattattttatgcaaGGTGGTGTGTATTCAGCAGTCAAGCTGCGCCACATTTTAATGCATTACCACGTTTCTTCCCACACATCAAAGCAGTAGCAATTGATGCTATGAAATACCAAATGTAATACTACaaactattatattaaattacattgatGAAGATTGactattattaatgtatttcatATTCTTACAGATTCAATGCTCAGTATGGAATTGTTGGTGTTCCTACCCTGATGCTAATTCATAATGGGAAACCTGTGGCAAAATTTAACGACACTGTATACACATTGGAATCTTTTGCAAGATTTATAACGTACACGACTAATTTACAACCGAATGGATCCTTGTATGTCACATCATTAGACTTTGCTGGTCCAGTCTCCAGCACACCGTCAAATGAAACGGATTATTGTTTAGTTCTTTCATGGGTTTTCATTGCTGCCTGTGCTCTTTATTTCACATTGCAGAGCAGATGGTGGCAACAATTTGTCGAGTTAGTTCAGAACACGTGGCGTGAAAGTAACGCTCAACATGAACATGCTGactaaaatatcaaaaagaGACTATACTTGCTGCTTCATGTACAAAGCATGATGTAAAATACGAACTTATGGTATTAAAAGATTTTTAAGTTACGTGAAGATACGTGtggtaattgttaattaaaacaatgtaaatatatcTTAATAAATAGAAGGCGTAAATGTTgtttggaaaattaatttactcacTCCCCCtgcttattaccatctgccaccgtttttaaacatttgtacGCTACTGATGAACAATACATTAGATATTATTTACGAATCTAATTGTtttatactaattaataattgccCTCTTAGTAGAAAGGATATATTAATgtcaaatttattaatgaataacgCGCTGTTACGGGAAGTTTCGCAATCACAAAGTTACATTTAAACGGAACTGGAAAATATTGCGCGCCTCTTGTCAATGAACCGACTAATTCGTGTTCCCTTAGTAttgacaaatataatatttttaatgctgcttacgtaatataataatttaagcgactcaaagaaaatataattcttattatcGTGTATTATCATAATTCAGTCGCAAATGACGAAACTGAAATTTGACTTCCATAGTACTACACCGAAACTCGCATGTAATGGCCGACTTCGCGATTCACTTATCACTTCCCTAACTTCATGATTGTTGTGTGCGGCATTTGTTTGCGCTGAAGTTCGTCTCTAATGAGTTTTGTTATTGCAATTATTTCGGAAACGAGGTGCTATTAACTTCTGTGCAATACAATTTGTTAAGAATAAgtgaaattttcacgagaacgGAAAGACCCTGGAGGAAACAACATGACATTGTTCGGTATCCGAACACGTTCGACCAATTTCACTTATTTTCGTGATTCGACGTCAGGTTAGGTTCCTATCAAAAAGAAGCCggctttctttttaaattaaggCTAAAGTAGCcaagtattaaaaaaatcaaattagattaatatattaatagagGGTCAGGTTAGGGTCAACTAAGATCCTCGACGAGGTCAACGTCTAAGCGAAAAAGATATGGGATCGTTGAACCTTGTTTGTCCTATGTGCTGTGGAGAAACTTTCAACAATCCACAGTCACTGAAATACCATTTATTAAGCATGACAGACAACCTGTACTGTCCTAGTTGTTCCCAGCGTTCTGACTCTGTAATGGCACTTATTCAACATTTGGACCGGTGCGGGCAAAGTGCTGATTCAGAGGAACCATCTGAAATGAAAGAAGAGTCTATAGAAGAGGCTCAACGAGAAACAGAGACGAATACAACAGTGCTAATGGTTGGTAGTggataaagatttttatatttataactacCTTGATTTTGATTCAATGATTCTTACTTTAGGACACCAATGTTGAAGATATAGACCAAAGTTTTCTAGCAACTGTAAATGACAGTGGAATTATGATAGTGGGGGGGCCTCAAACTATTCAAGTCGATGAAAATGGTGTGTAAAAATCCTAATTTAATCAGTATtacttctattttctattttatattcttctaacACACATATCAGGAGAGATTAAAGTTGTagagaaaatggaaactgaAGAGGCAGACATGGAGCGAAACTCTTTGGAATTTAAAATGACAGAAAAAGTTCCTAGTACTacagaaaaagaagaggaaaaatcCTTGACCCAGGATCATATAGTAACCATTTCAGCAGCTGAGGCAGACGATAAGgatggaaataaaaatataattacaattttgccTGAGGGTTCAGAACTTCTTGATggagaaactggagatttgataaaTATAGACCATATAAATGATGTAGGTGAATTAGACGAAGACGGATTGTTACATGTGAAACAAGAACTTTGTGAGGTACAAACAAGTgccaatattcaaaatatagatGAAGCTATTAAACCAAATGCATATTTAACTTTTATAGATAGAACCAGAAGCTGTTTACAGTTGTACTAGCTGTGATATGAGTTTTAATTCCGTTGTCGAgcatataaaacaatttcatgATGGCCAAGAAGTATTACTTGAAATAGCTGATCAATTAGATGATTTACCTACTGTACCTGCAACTAATACCGTACCACCAGAATCAGGAAATGTAGCTAATCCACGACAAAGGCAAAGCATGAACACTCTGCGTACAGAAGAGTGTGTAGACAGTGAAGGACGATTATATACGCGAAAAGTAGTACAAATAGAAAGGTTTTGGGATAGATCTCCAGCTCAGTCACCTTTACAGTCTACAAAGGCACCAAtgatagaaaaatttttttctaaTGTAGAAGGAGTAAAAGTATGACAAACGCCTACATATCTGTGACatattaacttataattaaaccAAATCTTTTAATGTTTCACTTCGAATGAATCGCAGGTACGCGAGAAGAGATTGGCTGCAGCGCCAATGAGAATGTACAGATGTAACCAGTGCCTTCAACAGTTTTCCAAATTAGTAAACTTCCGGGTACACGCGTGTCTCCACGGCAATAACCGTTGCGACAGTTGTGATCAAACGTTTGCAACGCCAAAAGCGTTGCAACTCCACGCAAAGGTTCACGAGGGTGAACCAGATCCGAATCAAAAAACTTTTGTATGTGAAACATGCGGCACGGAGTTCTGTTCACATAAAAGCTTGCGCCTGCATTCTCGAATGCACGCGCCGGTCAGAGCAAGACACGTTGATGCTCCTGAGGGAACACCCAGTGCCACGTTCACGTGCCCTGAGTGCGGTAATAATTCATATTCCATTATCGTTTGcttgttaataaattatgaaacttaAGTGTCAACCGATTACTTACAGGCAAAACATTAGCAGAATCATACAAAGAAGCGCACATGGCATTGCATTCTGGTGACTCCGTGACTTGTACGGTTTGCAATCGCAAGTTTGATTCCGCTGATAGTTTAGCGATGCATGCCGCAGTACATACGGAGATCAGTCAGTCGCACTCGCCAACACCGCCCGTGACGGAAACCGTGACCGCAGAACCCACAGAAAATCAAAAGCCCTATCAGTGTCAACACTGCGGTCGTAGATTTACAAGACCTCACGAAAAAGTGAAGCACGAACGAATTCACACTGGAGAAAAACCACATGCATGCGAAGTGAGTAGGATTCATCCGGAACGAGTTTACTTTGATCGTACAAAgtttccatataaaactataactatataaaattcgaaatcgtAACGAGATACATTAATGTTTATCCATCGACAGGTCTGCGGTAAAACGTTTCGTGTCTCTTATTGTTTGACTTTACATATGAGAACTCACACCGGTGTGAGACCTTACGGATGTCAACATTGCGGAAAGAGATTCAAAGCGTCCTCTGTGTACAATCACCATTTACTTACACATGGAGACGAGCGTGCTTATACCTGCCCGTATTGCCCGAAAACTTTTAAAACACGAGTTCAATTAGCAGGTCATAAAAACAGTCATACAAAACCGTTCCGATGCACCGAGTGTTCCCGGCCATTTGCCTCGCTGTACGCTGCTCGTGCTCACATACAGACACACAAGAAAGataacaatttgaaatttagTTGTTATATTTGTGGTGCGTCGTATGGCAGAGCGTTCGCATTAAAGGATCACctgaaacaacacggacaagaTGTATTAGCTCCTCCGGAACCAGCGAGAGAAGAGGAAGTTCACGAAGGAGAGGATTTCTTGCTGGCAGAGGAGGAAGTGGAGGATGATGAATTGGTCATCCCCTCTCCATTACCAGTCGCACAATCATCAGAAGCGGAGGACACAGAATAAGACTATGAAAGCTAGTCAAATGTTTGTTATAAAttgtagtttaatattgttcaataTACCGATGAATGTAATGACGAATTATTTCCTATTTTATGTAGAACTCGGGGATTGTATCGGCAGGATATTACTATTCACGCGTTGAATTAGTATGAAATTTTTAGTTCTAAGGACGAACATTCTAATACAAACTGCTGTGACTAGGGATGAGATAGTATTGGTTTGTAAATAACATATTACAAATTTGTATATCTTCATTTGGTACTGTACGGAtagagaaaaatgttaaatacgagTAGCTATTATATTATGAGAAAGTATAGTTTTTATTGTGCCTATTTAATATATTGgagtaaaatgaatttatattatttaatttgtaatgtattttaagatGATAAGTTCAATTGTTTGTTGCAATGTGATTCCCTacaatttcaattgtttttctttatttctttgcttcttaatttaattcgatattaaaacagaaggaaaaaagttacagaatattactttattttgaaACCCCAAATAGAGTAAAGAATCTAACGGAGATCAAAGATTAGTTTTATCGCTAATTTAAGTTCCATTAATGTTAGAATCTACaatagtataaaaatacaaatgtattCGTGTGAACTGTTTTGTAAAGAATTTacgatttcaattaattttattctttttcgagGAGCCAATACTTGTTACTACTGAAAGCGACACAGAACTATTTACGCACGTAACTTAAAACATTTTGAGAGcataatgtttatatatttttcatatattgaaACAGAATGGAACATACACTGTattctttgaaaattataagagAAATGTTCATCCGGATAGTTCTGGGTACGACTGATTAGGAAGTAATCTACCAAGTACAAATAAACGCGAAAAGTTTCatgtgaaatatataatacgaAAAATAATGCAGCCATagacaaatttgtatttttatttgagcgtgccaaatttatatatttgtatataagaGACCAATTAATTTAACCTTACTAAAAAAAATTGAGTGCACACTATTGATAAATATCTGTGTAAAATAAACGTGTACGTACGTGCACAAATTTGCAACCaaataaaaataacgttaaaaatttaaatagtattatctataataaataatccatcaacgacaaaaatgttcaattatttatttgctaCAATAGGAACATCAAGTGTTTACACTGTCGTTTTCCTAAATTACTTAAAAGATtacttgaataaaaattttgcaTTGTAATAAGCtttcaaatataattcaatttttaattcattctttccgtgtttaaatatattagttGTAAGAGAACTGAAAGTGCAAATACTTTTTATACCTACTGTATCTAGAGAGCTGTGCAAACAGACTTACTCTTAATACTAATGGGCCATCTGTTATATCCAGATTACAATTATTAAGCCTCAGTACTCTATTTGAATCCTTGTCATGCCCATATAGTAAAACAACTGTAAACAGCATGGAGACTTTGATATTGCAGAACAGAAGCATTATTTTAAACGTGCAATGGAATTGTCACGTGGAAAACAAATATGAAATCTCTACTACTAGTTCAAAAGTATGATTGTTCATTAAACTGAATGTTAATCTATGTCAATTTGTGGAGTAACTGACAAAGTTTGTGGGTTCTTAGTGGGAAGACATCGATACCAGCAAATACCTGTTTCCTTCAGAAATTTGGGGAATAAGACCTACGTGGGAAGTAATCGTAAAAATTCTCAGTGTTCTACCAATCGTCGTTATCGGGTCTCTAGCTAACAGTGGCTTGATTTATGTGGTAGTTAAAGAAAAATCCCTTCAGACTACCACAAACCTCCTGATCGTGAATATGTGCATCGCGGACTTAGGCACTTGCTTGATATGCCCATGGATGTTCCTCTGTACAGATCTATTTGAGAATTATATTTTGGGAGATATTGGTTGTCGACTGGATGGATCATTGCTGCATGCTCTAACGTTGGTAGCTGTCTTTAATTTAAGTGCAATCAGTTACGACCGTGTTTCTGCAATTGTATTCAATTGTGCAGGAAAACTAACGAGAAGGTGACActagaaaataatgttaaaaactCACGAGTGCAAAGATGCATTATATCATGCTTTTATGTTTAAGGATGACCTATATATTGCTCTTCACTACTTGGATTTCTGCTATAGCTGTTGCAGCTCCTCTGTCCTACTTTAGGCATTATTATGAGAGACAATGGaaaaattatttggaaactttctGTACTGAAGATGCAGCGTTGGTCTACC
Coding sequences:
- the bug gene encoding thioredoxin domain-containing protein bug, encoding MFSPRRNFCLFIIALVQTIIVLGETESENKTIETNVTVNNSSFNKITFNCLTDTIYGPVEIGNATSLMKLLILEPGPTNRSRNDKEGKPWYQVPGTCVIVLFYARWCVFSSQAAPHFNALPRFFPHIKAVAIDAMKYQIFNAQYGIVGVPTLMLIHNGKPVAKFNDTVYTLESFARFITYTTNLQPNGSLYVTSLDFAGPVSSTPSNETDYCLVLSWVFIAACALYFTLQSRWWQQFVELVQNTWRESNAQHEHAD
- the LOC116427159 gene encoding uncharacterized protein LOC116427159 isoform X1, whose amino-acid sequence is MGSLNLVCPMCCGETFNNPQSLKYHLLSMTDNLYCPSCSQRSDSVMALIQHLDRCGQSADSEEPSEMKEESIEEAQRETETNTTVLMDTNVEDIDQSFLATVNDSGIMIVGGPQTIQVDENGEIKVVEKMETEEADMERNSLEFKMTEKVPSTTEKEEEKSLTQDHIVTISAAEADDKDGNKNIITILPEGSELLDGETGDLINIDHINDVGELDEDGLLHVKQELCEIEPEAVYSCTSCDMSFNSVVEHIKQFHDGQEVLLEIADQLDDLPTVPATNTVPPESGNVANPRQRQSMNTLRTEECVDSEGRLYTRKVVQIERFWDRSPAQSPLQSTKAPMIEKFFSNVEGVKVREKRLAAAPMRMYRCNQCLQQFSKLVNFRVHACLHGNNRCDSCDQTFATPKALQLHAKVHEGEPDPNQKTFVCETCGTEFCSHKSLRLHSRMHAPVRARHVDAPEGTPSATFTCPECGKTLAESYKEAHMALHSGDSVTCTVCNRKFDSADSLAMHAAVHTEISQSHSPTPPVTETVTAEPTENQKPYQCQHCGRRFTRPHEKVKHERIHTGEKPHACEVCGKTFRVSYCLTLHMRTHTGVRPYGCQHCGKRFKASSVYNHHLLTHGDERAYTCPYCPKTFKTRVQLAGHKNSHTKPFRCTECSRPFASLYAARAHIQTHKKDNNLKFSCYICGASYGRAFALKDHLKQHGQDVLAPPEPAREEEVHEGEDFLLAEEEVEDDELVIPSPLPVAQSSEAEDTE
- the LOC116427159 gene encoding uncharacterized protein LOC116427159 isoform X2 gives rise to the protein MGSLNLVCPMCCGETFNNPQSLKYHLLSMTDNLYCPSCSQRSDSVMALIQHLDRCGQSADSEEPSEMKEESIEEAQRETETNTTVLMDTNVEDIDQSFLATVNDSGIMIVGGPQTIQVDENGEIKVVEKMETEEADMERNSLEFKMTEKVPSTTEKEEEKSLTQDHIVTISAAEADDKDGNKNIITILPEGSELLDGETGDLINIDHINDIEPEAVYSCTSCDMSFNSVVEHIKQFHDGQEVLLEIADQLDDLPTVPATNTVPPESGNVANPRQRQSMNTLRTEECVDSEGRLYTRKVVQIERFWDRSPAQSPLQSTKAPMIEKFFSNVEGVKVREKRLAAAPMRMYRCNQCLQQFSKLVNFRVHACLHGNNRCDSCDQTFATPKALQLHAKVHEGEPDPNQKTFVCETCGTEFCSHKSLRLHSRMHAPVRARHVDAPEGTPSATFTCPECGKTLAESYKEAHMALHSGDSVTCTVCNRKFDSADSLAMHAAVHTEISQSHSPTPPVTETVTAEPTENQKPYQCQHCGRRFTRPHEKVKHERIHTGEKPHACEVCGKTFRVSYCLTLHMRTHTGVRPYGCQHCGKRFKASSVYNHHLLTHGDERAYTCPYCPKTFKTRVQLAGHKNSHTKPFRCTECSRPFASLYAARAHIQTHKKDNNLKFSCYICGASYGRAFALKDHLKQHGQDVLAPPEPAREEEVHEGEDFLLAEEEVEDDELVIPSPLPVAQSSEAEDTE
- the LOC116427141 gene encoding neuropeptide Y receptor type 2 — its product is METLILQNRSIILNVQWNCHVENKYEISTTSSKWEDIDTSKYLFPSEIWGIRPTWEVIVKILSVLPIVVIGSLANSGLIYVVVKEKSLQTTTNLLIVNMCIADLGTCLICPWMFLCTDLFENYILGDIGCRLDGSLLHALTLVAVFNLSAISYDRVSAIVFNCAGKLTRRMTYILLFTTWISAIAVAAPLSYFRHYYERQWKNYLETFCTEDAALVYPYWHIFAGLSVWAPLAIMAICYSAILIKLDRYESQALRSKYPIVVKYKGRVAQVLALIVLVFIIGRVPFTALIITRSQLLQGIPKLGQARIMYPLWYMSKYLVLVNAAVNPLLYGWSSSSLRKELSLCSVTSWLIHKKKEQESKPCSISQLKSDHCLRPRSPCIRMNYNERYTIPNILSSANKAHLNTNPI